In Pueribacillus theae, the following proteins share a genomic window:
- a CDS encoding 5-oxoprolinase subunit C family protein, translated as MGIPIFSVIKPGLFTTFQDEGRKSYQALGIPVSGAMDSFAHKAANILVGNRRNAAVLEVTISGPELQVENDAVISICGANLSPKINGLKAPLWTSFPVKRGDILSFGKNVSGARSYISVAGEFEIPCMLGSQSTDTKSKFGRPLKKGDAIYRVALQSSFKNRQRIRPNDLLHYRDKVQLRVLLGPHLDCFSNDTISTFLKNEFIVSPHSDRMGYRLEGMEVPHAKEPGILSEAVSFGSIQVPESGKPIILMADRQTTGGYPILATVISVDLPLLAQAVPGTIIHFKETTVEEAQAAYRKRETWFRILEKLK; from the coding sequence ACCGATTTTTTCTGTAATAAAGCCCGGTTTGTTTACAACGTTCCAAGATGAGGGAAGAAAAAGCTATCAAGCGCTTGGCATCCCTGTGTCGGGGGCCATGGATTCGTTTGCCCACAAAGCGGCGAATATTCTTGTCGGCAATCGGAGGAATGCCGCTGTTTTAGAAGTGACGATATCAGGCCCCGAGCTTCAAGTTGAAAACGATGCTGTCATTTCGATTTGCGGCGCCAACCTATCCCCCAAGATTAATGGATTAAAGGCGCCGCTATGGACAAGCTTCCCAGTAAAGCGAGGAGACATTCTGTCATTCGGAAAAAATGTGTCCGGTGCAAGAAGTTATATTAGCGTAGCGGGAGAATTTGAAATTCCCTGTATGCTTGGAAGCCAGTCGACCGATACAAAATCAAAATTTGGCCGTCCATTAAAAAAAGGTGATGCCATCTATCGTGTGGCTTTACAATCCAGTTTTAAAAACAGACAAAGAATCCGGCCAAATGATCTTCTTCATTATAGAGACAAGGTACAGCTTAGGGTCCTTCTTGGCCCACATCTTGACTGTTTTTCGAATGATACAATTTCAACGTTTTTAAAAAATGAATTTATCGTTTCGCCGCATTCAGATCGGATGGGTTATCGGCTTGAAGGCATGGAAGTACCTCATGCGAAGGAACCCGGCATATTGTCTGAAGCTGTTTCATTCGGAAGCATTCAAGTGCCTGAATCAGGAAAGCCAATCATTTTAATGGCCGATCGGCAAACAACAGGCGGCTACCCCATTTTAGCGACCGTTATTTCAGTTGATTTGCCGCTATTAGCACAAGCAGTTCCAGGTACAATCATTCATTTTAAAGAAACGACAGTCGAAGAAGCGCAAGCAGCCTATCGAAAAAGAGAAACCTGGTTTCGCATATTAGAAAAATTGAAATAA
- the addB gene encoding helicase-exonuclease AddAB subunit AddB, whose protein sequence is MSVRFIIGRSGYGKTHQCLQEIRNKLEEEPQGTPLIYVVPDQMTFQSERALATSAGLSGMIRAQVFSFSRLAWKVLQETGGLARTHLTSVGINMMLRKIIEKNRPRLHVFRNAADKAGFIDKTAEMLIEFKRYCIEPGSFFIEEAGKNKSFYDKLHDLEVIYHQFEKELKGKYIDAEDNLSLLAEKIPYSSYIRNAEIWVDGFHSFTPNEYVVLEALIKHVQRISFTFTMDGRYEDAPDELNLFHENIRNYHTLRQISSESGADIEQPIILQKPYRFHASSLAFLEKEYDRRPAKTTEENDGLSLAAAVNRRAEVEAIAREILSLVRDNNYRYRDISIMARNLSSYEDLIKTIFADYHLPYFLDEKRPMLNHPLIEFIRSVFDILTGNWRYEAIFRAAKTDFFTPLHEYDQLEHVRNEFDKLENLSLKLGLQGNRWKNEKLWHVLLEKENEKDKEKIERLLELRHYISDPLNRLEEDLRKAKTGRDTAEALYEFLIRLEAPEKINFWLKKAEAEGNLTTAREHDQAWKAMISFLDEFVEIIGNDDMNIDLFAKIIESGLESMKFSLVPPALDQVLIGSLDRSRYTDVKCVFLIGANEGVLPAKPVEDGLLTEQERETLAQAGILLAPGSTRRLLDEQFYIYLALSTAEDKLWVTYPLADEEGGSLFPSPIIGRLKELFPTMEEKLWLAEPGNDEGELHFITNPQKTLSFLSGKLRNWQRGYPTSPLWWHAYNWYVEHDYAKETQLLIRSLFYKNEAGPLSQETSSELYGDVIQVSVSRMETFQSCPFQQFASYGLRLKERPLFKLDAPDIGQLFHDSLNLIAEELRQREMEWASLNERQCFEIASRIVDFLAPTLQSEILLSSNRHNYLTRKLKQVVGRAANVLAKQARRSGFSPIGLELAFGKGAPLPPVIYELDNGVKIEVVGRIDRVDRAIGEQGMLLRVIDYKSSTRDLSLAEVYFGISMQMLTYLDVVIAHAPKWLGKEAIPAGVLYFHVHNPMLDLPRGSLQTDVEDELFKKFKMKGLVLNDMEAISLMDEQALEKDSDIIPVAFKKDGSLKKYSKAVSHNQFNLIRSHVRDLTKTIGTRLTKGIVDISPYRLKDKTPCDFCDYRPLCQFDQSIVDNSYRIIKAEKDDVILQKMMEERDANE, encoded by the coding sequence ATGTCTGTACGCTTTATCATCGGAAGATCCGGTTACGGAAAAACACATCAATGCTTGCAAGAAATCCGAAATAAATTAGAGGAAGAGCCGCAAGGAACACCACTTATCTATGTAGTGCCTGATCAAATGACATTCCAATCGGAACGGGCGCTTGCGACATCCGCCGGGCTTTCTGGCATGATTCGCGCGCAAGTGTTTAGCTTTTCAAGGCTTGCATGGAAGGTCCTGCAAGAAACAGGCGGGCTCGCTCGCACCCACTTAACATCAGTCGGAATAAATATGATGCTTCGGAAAATCATTGAAAAAAACCGCCCACGGCTTCATGTTTTTCGAAATGCTGCTGATAAAGCAGGTTTTATTGACAAGACAGCTGAGATGCTCATTGAATTTAAACGTTATTGCATTGAGCCTGGAAGTTTTTTCATTGAAGAGGCAGGTAAAAATAAATCATTTTATGATAAACTTCATGACCTTGAAGTCATCTATCATCAATTTGAGAAAGAATTGAAGGGCAAGTACATTGACGCGGAAGACAACTTATCATTGCTTGCTGAGAAGATTCCTTACTCATCTTATATAAGAAATGCGGAAATTTGGGTTGATGGCTTCCATAGCTTTACTCCGAATGAATATGTTGTTTTAGAGGCGCTTATAAAGCACGTTCAAAGAATATCTTTCACATTCACAATGGATGGACGTTATGAAGACGCTCCGGATGAGCTCAATCTTTTTCACGAAAATATTAGAAACTATCATACGTTAAGACAAATTTCCAGCGAATCGGGTGCAGACATTGAGCAGCCTATCATATTACAGAAGCCTTACCGATTTCACGCTTCTTCACTTGCTTTCTTAGAAAAGGAATATGACAGACGCCCTGCTAAAACGACTGAGGAAAACGATGGGTTAAGCTTGGCGGCTGCGGTAAACCGCAGAGCAGAAGTGGAAGCCATCGCAAGGGAAATTCTCTCACTCGTGAGGGACAACAATTATAGGTACCGGGATATAAGCATCATGGCCCGTAATTTATCAAGCTATGAAGATTTAATTAAGACCATTTTTGCCGACTATCATCTTCCTTATTTTCTTGATGAAAAACGCCCAATGCTTAATCATCCGCTTATCGAATTTATTCGTTCAGTATTTGACATTTTGACTGGAAATTGGCGATACGAAGCGATTTTTCGCGCGGCGAAAACTGATTTTTTTACTCCTTTACATGAGTATGACCAGCTTGAACATGTGAGAAATGAGTTTGATAAACTCGAAAACTTATCATTGAAACTCGGTTTGCAAGGAAACCGCTGGAAAAATGAAAAACTATGGCATGTTCTGCTGGAAAAAGAAAATGAAAAGGATAAAGAAAAAATTGAACGGTTGCTTGAACTTCGCCATTACATTTCTGATCCGCTTAATCGGTTAGAGGAGGATTTGAGAAAAGCAAAAACCGGCAGAGACACGGCTGAAGCGCTTTACGAATTTTTAATTCGCCTTGAAGCCCCGGAAAAAATAAACTTTTGGCTGAAAAAGGCGGAAGCGGAAGGTAATTTAACTACCGCACGTGAACACGATCAAGCATGGAAAGCAATGATTTCGTTTTTGGATGAATTTGTAGAAATTATCGGCAATGATGACATGAATATTGACTTGTTCGCGAAAATCATTGAATCCGGCCTTGAAAGCATGAAGTTTTCTCTCGTTCCTCCGGCGCTTGACCAAGTTTTAATCGGAAGTTTAGATCGCTCCCGCTATACGGATGTAAAATGTGTCTTTTTAATCGGTGCGAATGAAGGGGTTTTGCCAGCCAAACCGGTTGAAGACGGATTGTTAACGGAGCAGGAAAGGGAAACATTGGCACAGGCAGGAATTTTATTGGCGCCTGGAAGCACAAGGCGTTTACTGGATGAGCAGTTTTATATTTATTTAGCATTGTCGACAGCTGAGGACAAGCTTTGGGTGACGTATCCTCTAGCAGATGAAGAAGGTGGATCCCTTTTCCCGTCTCCGATTATTGGCAGATTGAAAGAGCTGTTTCCAACGATGGAAGAGAAGCTATGGCTTGCTGAACCAGGCAACGATGAAGGTGAACTGCATTTTATTACGAACCCGCAGAAAACGTTGTCTTTTTTATCTGGTAAATTAAGAAATTGGCAGCGGGGCTATCCGACTTCACCACTATGGTGGCATGCTTACAATTGGTATGTTGAACACGACTATGCAAAAGAAACGCAATTGCTGATTCGCAGCTTATTTTATAAAAACGAAGCAGGTCCGCTTTCACAGGAGACAAGCTCAGAGCTATACGGAGATGTGATCCAAGTGAGCGTGTCGCGAATGGAAACCTTTCAGTCATGTCCGTTCCAACAATTCGCATCATATGGTCTGCGATTAAAGGAAAGGCCCCTCTTTAAGCTTGATGCACCGGACATTGGGCAGCTTTTCCATGATTCCCTTAATTTGATTGCCGAAGAGCTAAGGCAGCGCGAAATGGAATGGGCTAGCTTAAATGAGAGGCAATGCTTTGAAATCGCATCGCGCATTGTTGATTTTCTTGCGCCGACATTACAGAGTGAAATTCTATTAAGCTCCAATCGCCACAACTATTTAACAAGAAAATTAAAACAAGTTGTCGGCAGGGCTGCGAATGTGTTAGCAAAGCAAGCGCGGCGAAGCGGTTTTTCCCCGATTGGGCTTGAATTAGCATTTGGAAAAGGTGCACCCCTTCCGCCTGTCATCTATGAACTTGACAATGGTGTAAAAATTGAAGTTGTCGGCCGAATTGACCGCGTTGATCGCGCGATTGGCGAGCAGGGCATGCTTCTAAGGGTAATTGACTATAAATCAAGCACAAGGGATTTAAGCTTGGCTGAAGTGTATTTCGGCATATCGATGCAAATGCTGACATACTTGGATGTCGTCATTGCCCATGCTCCAAAATGGCTTGGAAAAGAAGCCATCCCAGCAGGTGTATTATATTTCCATGTTCATAATCCAATGCTTGATCTTCCACGAGGTTCCTTGCAGACAGATGTTGAGGATGAGCTGTTCAAAAAATTTAAAATGAAAGGCTTAGTGTTAAACGATATGGAAGCCATTTCTTTAATGGATGAACAAGCTCTTGAAAAAGACTCAGATATTATTCCCGTCGCGTTTAAAAAAGACGGTTCGTTAAAGAAATATTCCAAAGCCGTATCTCATAATCAATTTAATCTCATCCGTTCTCATGTGAGAGATTTGACAAAAACAATCGGAACGAGACTGACAAAAGGGATTGTTGATATTTCACCGTACCGGTTAAAGGATAAAACGCCGTGTGACTTTTGTGATTATCGGCCTCTTTGCCAATTTGATCAATCGATCGTGGACAATAGTTACCGGATTATAAAAGCAGAAAAAGACGATGTCATTTTACAGAAAATGATGGAAGAAAGGGATGCAAACGAATGA